Below is a genomic region from Granulibacter bethesdensis CGDNIH1.
GGTGATTTTCTGCTGCGTTTGGTGGCACGTGATACGGCGCATGAAAATCAGCTGACCCAGCGCCTGACCGGTATGGAGCGTGTTACGCGGGTCCAGACGCTCCAGACGATTCGCACCAGCCGCGATATCGCGGGCGTGCCGTTATAAAGCGGCTTTGCAGGACCAGATCAGGCCCTGTTGAATTTCGCCTTTGCATGACGCAGCGCGACCGGCACCAGGGATAGCAGCGCCAGGATAAAGAGCGGCACCAGTACCGAGGGACTCATCAGCGCGTCTGTCGGAGCAAGGGATTGCTGTATGCTCTGGCGCAATCCTGCGCCGAGGCTGACCGTGATGCTGATCAGGGGTGCGCTGCCGATTGCGGTGGCGATGGCGAATGGCAGAATGCGATGGCTGGCAAATGGCGCGGCCAGCGTACTGAGCCAGAATGGCACCATTGGCATGAGCCTCGCTGCCAGCATATAATTGAACCCGTCCCGCTGGATCTGTGGGGCGATCTGATCGAGCCGGTGCAGGCAATGTGCGGGCAGCCAGCACCGCAGGCGCGTCAGCATGTATCGTCTGGTCAGATAGTGAAAAGCCGCGGCCCCGAGCGTTGCCCCGACAATGGCGGAGACAGAGCCGGCCAGCGTGCCGCACAAAGCTCCGCCCGCCAGCCCCAGAAACAGACCGCCCGGCAG
It encodes:
- a CDS encoding TVP38/TMEM64 family protein, whose protein sequence is MEHALAVLHSWLDQVLPWADRHPALTFTLYMLTYALSVLLLLPGGLFLGLAGGALCGTLAGSVSAIVGATLGAAAFHYLTRRYMLTRLRCWLPAHCLHRLDQIAPQIQRDGFNYMLAARLMPMVPFWLSTLAAPFASHRILPFAIATAIGSAPLISITVSLGAGLRQSIQQSLAPTDALMSPSVLVPLFILALLSLVPVALRHAKAKFNRA